Proteins encoded together in one Flavobacteriales bacterium window:
- a CDS encoding alanine dehydrogenase, giving the protein MSSSSELLKQLAREVTLLPQEEVLDVGRRRKSLFIGIPKETSFQEHRVPLTPQSVAVLTGRGHQVVIERDTGRAVQFQDSDYSEAGAQVVESAEEVFKADLILKVAPPSHREIEMLRHRQILISALQLTVQPKDTLRRMMEKRMTAVAWDFIKDREGIYPIVRAMGEIAGTTSIQIAGEYLSADKGGPGLMLGGISGVAPAEVVIIGAGTVGEFACRAALGTGASVKLFDKSIYRLRRLQNDLGHRLWTSVIQPEELQKALKQADVAIGALRPEQGRTPMVVTEEMVRDMKAGSVIVDISIDRGGTFETSEVTTHTDPVYKRYGVIHYCVPNIASRVPRTASYALSNIFGPLLLSMGDKGGFEELIKTNLGLRHGVYLYNGSLTSPILGEAFKLPYKDLDILLAAF; this is encoded by the coding sequence CTCCTGCCCCAGGAGGAGGTGCTGGACGTGGGCCGCCGCCGCAAGAGCCTCTTCATCGGCATCCCCAAGGAGACCAGTTTCCAGGAGCACCGCGTGCCCCTCACCCCGCAGAGCGTGGCGGTGCTCACCGGCCGCGGCCACCAAGTGGTGATCGAGCGCGACACCGGCCGCGCCGTGCAGTTCCAGGACAGCGACTACAGCGAGGCCGGCGCCCAGGTGGTGGAGAGCGCCGAGGAGGTCTTCAAGGCCGACCTCATCCTGAAGGTGGCACCCCCCAGCCATCGCGAGATCGAGATGCTGCGCCACCGACAGATCCTCATCAGCGCCCTGCAGCTCACCGTGCAGCCCAAGGACACCCTGCGCCGCATGATGGAGAAGCGCATGACCGCCGTGGCGTGGGACTTCATCAAGGACCGCGAAGGCATCTACCCCATCGTGCGCGCCATGGGCGAGATCGCCGGCACCACCAGCATCCAGATCGCGGGCGAGTACCTGAGCGCCGACAAGGGCGGCCCCGGCCTCATGCTCGGCGGCATCAGCGGTGTGGCCCCCGCCGAGGTCGTCATCATCGGCGCAGGCACCGTGGGCGAGTTCGCCTGCCGCGCCGCCTTGGGCACCGGTGCCAGCGTCAAGCTCTTCGATAAGAGCATCTACCGCCTGCGCCGCCTGCAGAACGACCTGGGCCACCGCCTCTGGACCAGCGTCATCCAGCCCGAGGAGCTGCAGAAGGCCCTCAAGCAGGCCGATGTGGCCATTGGTGCCCTTCGCCCCGAGCAAGGCCGTACACCCATGGTGGTCACCGAGGAGATGGTGCGCGACATGAAAGCGGGCTCGGTGATCGTGGACATCAGCATCGACCGCGGCGGCACCTTCGAGACGAGCGAAGTGACCACCCACACGGATCCGGTGTACAAGCGCTACGGCGTGATCCACTACTGCGTGCCCAACATCGCCAGCCGCGTGCCCCGCACCGCCAGCTACGCCCTCAGCAACATCTTCGGCCCGCTGCTGCTCAGCATGGGCGACAAGGGCGGCTTCGAGGAGCTCATCAAGACCAACCTCGGCCTACGCCACGGCGTGTACCTCTACAACGGCTCGCTCACGAGCCCCATCCTCGGCGAAGCCTTCAAGCTTCCGTACAAGGACCTCGACATCCTGTTGGCGGCCTTCTGA